In Podarcis raffonei isolate rPodRaf1 chromosome 8, rPodRaf1.pri, whole genome shotgun sequence, the genomic window TTGACAGCGTCTTCGTTGCCTTATCCGGGTCGGGGGAGGCTGTCGGAGGAAAGGGGGGCAAACCAGCCAAGAAGGGTGTAACGCTGATGATGCTCAAGGCAAGAAACAAAACTTGGTTGACAGTTAGCATGCTTAGCCTTACCGGATAATTTTCTGTGTGTTCGCAGCACTTTGTGGACATGGTcctattttaatatttgcagcagCCCTGCATAGTGCAGATGACCTTTAATGAATTGCTTAAAGTCAGCTACCGAATTCACAGCAGTGGCAGGATTTGAGTCCTTGAGCTTTGTCTCAGTCTCCTGGCCACTCTGCAGTGGAAGGGCTGCACctctgtggtagaacatctgctttgcattcagaaggtcccaggttcaatccccagcatctccaggtagggctgggaaagccccccacccctcctgatactttggagagctgctgccagtcagtgcaggcaatactgagctagatggagttaAAAGTTCTTGGTATAATGCAGATTCCTATATTCCTAAGATTAGACAGGGCTTGTAGTGGTGATGTTGTTTTACAGAGGATGCTCCTACACacagatggagaacctgtagcttttcagatgttgttggactcccaactcccatcagccccagctagcatgttCAGTAGTTGGTGATAATGGAAgctgcagtccccccccccaaaaaaaatcatgcatTGGTCTCCCAGTAATGAGCTGCAGCACAAAAGTGGTCATAACCTAAATTGGGTGGGTTGCATGAGTAATACTATACtgtttacttttaaagaaataagaaatagaAAAGtgataaatcaaatcaaatatctttaatacggtcagtgaccaggaagcaatttataaaaatatgacattaaaagtagtattgtgctacaaataacagtagaaatatggccaattcacagatttggtgcttatatttatgaccaggtttcgacttttaaagttttaaaaattcaattcaggtgtcgctactgtttattatcgttccttcgatgtttacaatttgaactccgttgttgacatcattgctcgtcttattcttcttgcaatgtaacagtactttgccacgggcctgttaatttcgggctctttgtcagctaagaggtgtctgatataggtgtcgtctgtactacaaggtattttcctcagaatcggttcgatcagctcttttcttgagtctcgatataatgggcagtataagatgacatgcccaatggtttcgatttcattgctgttacagggacataatctttgttcaatcggtattttattgtatcttccctctagaaaagctgaagggagagcgttaaagcgggccctggaaaatgcccatcggtgtttagcgttgtctagaactttgagatagtttgctagatggggcctttgggggttgtatagaagtttataagttatcggaagttgattaaagtcattttgggcttcaatgtccctgagtctttctttgattatgttcttggcccttcccctttctaaacttaataaatactctggggagagaccatatgtggccagttttctgagagtgcccttcaaccaactagattggaatttgtcaagaagcatcagggaaagtagtccaaccggcgagttgttaagtcttagccaagtgcataaggttcttatccatactttggctttaatgctgtataagccctcttccagtcgtagggcggcgtttgggacgcatttaggtgtttgcaggagtgatctaaggaaacctgattgtatcttttcatatgggtctagattagagagggagacgagtggtgcgacgtatagtatttgtgctgttggttttgcagcgaatagtttaattgtagcaggaatgaaatttcctcccgttgtacgatggaatcttaggattgctgttgtactttttttgtgctgtagaggagctgtaatttatgtgggcagtcttcttccttgatgcttggaatataactcctagatatttaaagcatgtcacttgttcaatctcctgattgtctaaattccatctgtatattttccttttgttagagaaaaccatgatttttgttttttggtagttcactgctagtttctcttctctacaatattgggataagctgttaagagctgttttgaggcccatctgagtctgggacaatataaccgcatcgtctgcgtagagtaggataggcagttttttgtctactaattttggggcgtgtgtatccgctccttgtaggtggtctattagggagtttatatagatgttgaacaaaaaGGGGGCCAAAATGCATCTTTGTCCTTTGGGAAGAGAGTGGGGTAGAAATTTAACACGCAAATAATTAAAAAGTATAGTTGCTGCAGCctgataatcatagaattgtagagttggaaggtacccggAGGATCACCTAATCCgaccccttgcaattcaggaatatgcagctgttccatacggggatcaaacctgcgactTCGggacaccatgctctaaccaaccgagctatccagAAAGGAGCCTGGGAAACTGCTTTGTACCAGATCAAACTGTGGCTCAGAGTGGTGGGTGGGAAGCCTTTTCCCAAGCCAGTTAAGAGCCGATTTCCAGAGGTAGAAATCTGAAATGTGAAAGTATCCCTGGCCTGCTGAATGTGTAATGAGCGGCTGGCTTGTTCCTTTTGCCTGTTGGCCAACAAAGAGACAAACAGTGAGGGGAGCCAGAGGAGAGGTGGCCCTTCCTTGGCATCAGGATGCATTGCCTATGGTGCAGAGTGAGCTCCTGCCACTTTGGAGACTGCTTGTTCCTTCTGGTTGGTTGAACTTCCCTGTTGCGTTTCCGTCTATCTCTAGGCCCACGTCAAGGAGGCCCTCCCTGAATCAATGGTCATCCGGCTGTACAATGGGATGAAGAGCATCCCTCTGCCCGAGAAGTCTCCTGGGTCCAACGGGCAGGTGGGGAAGGAGCAGTTTGTCATTTTCATGTCGGCACTCTTCAAAGGCAACGCCGAGGAAAAGAAAGGCATCATCATGAAAATGATATCGAACGCGGACAGCACCGTGAAGGGAAGTCAGATCATTGAGGTAAGAAGAGAAAAAACCCAGTATGTTCCATTTGCCtataagagagaggaagagggactGGAGCAGAAATGGGGCAAGGTGATGGATCTGGGAACCAAGACTGGGAAGCCAGGAATCAATACCTAGAAGCCAGGAATTGTTCGCAAATTTAGTCAAAGGAAAGGAAggcagatgctcagccactgCTGTCTTTCTCCAGTGCCAGATACGGAAGCAGTAGTTATTCATATCGTACTAGCCCCTGTTAGTATCCTTTTCTAAGTATTAATTTCTGCCCTTGTTAGGAGGTCTGTCCTTTTTTTGTGTACATCTGCCATTTAAACACTCCAcataggaaaaaataaataaattcttgaaGTTTGCAGAGGATCTGGTTGGCTCTGTGGTTCACGTCCTGAGCTACAGGAAGATGCTGAAGGGCTGGAACTTGAAGAATGTGCAGAATTCAACCACAGGAATAAAAGCTTTGGCGTCTCAGTTAGTGTCGGAGTTGAAATCGGCAGGTGAGTGGCGGAATATCCGTTTTCGCTTTGGTTTAGCTGTAGACCCTGGCAATGGTTGGTGGCCATTGTGAGCTCCATAGGGTTTGTGGCTTGGGAGACAGAGAGGCTCAGAGAGCTGCATTTGGCTCTTGGGCATGAGGTTTCCTGCCTCTGGAATACAACATAGCTACTAATAGACCTTTCCTCCTCTGTCCATTAGTCCTAATCCATTTAAAAGCCCTTGGATCCAATGGTCAGGTTTGGCAGTGGCTCCTGTGGAGCCGACTAGGTTTCCTGGTGCTACTTACCTCTAACTTTTGTTTCTTGCTGCAGATGGGAAGAGGCTTGAGGGTGGTCAGGCGCTGGACGCTGTCTGTGACGAAAGCAGCATTGAGGATTGGGTCTTCCGGGTTCCACAGGTCTCTGCTTTCCTCACTGTGGTCGTCCAGCAGGGGCTGCTCATCCTGCACTCCCTCCCGGACCAAGAGCAAGAGACCTTCCCTTTGCTTCCGGAGTGCCAGGGGGTCAGAGGCAGCCGCTTCGTCAGCCTCCTCAACATCCCCTCCGTCACCTACATCAACTCTCACCTGCCTTCTGAGCTCCAACACAAATGGAGGCTCCTCTTTGCCTCCCAGGTTCACGGCGAGAGCTTTACGCAGCTGTGCGGGCACATTGTCAACCAGGGGCCCTGCGTGCTGGTTCTGAAGGACACAGATGGCTACGTCTTTGGTGGCTTTTCGTCGTGTTCCTGGgtggttaaaccacagtttcAAGGTAAGAATGGCTGTTGACCCAATGTCTTTCAGCCTATAGCTCACATTTCACAAAATCTCAACCCTGCTCCTCTGGCAGGTGCTATGGGGCAAGGCTCTGTGCACATCCTGTTTAAAAACTATTGTCTAAAAAATTCTGTATCTAGACAACCCAAATCCTTTGCCAACAAAAGCAGGATCGTTTGTATAAATTGGGCAAAGTGTGCAATTTACCATATTTCCACGGCTCCTGGAAATCTCATTCTCCCACTATTCTTCAAAGATTTTAGCTGGCTTTCCCTTCGCTGGGCAGGAGGGTTGGTGGTGGTTCCTGCCAGAAGGCTGCCTTCCCTGCTGAGGTTGCCTATCAGGGGCCGTGttccaggggcaaaagtggaaAAATGCAAGTGAATTTTACTTTTGCACAGTAGGATGATTCCTCCACAACCATACATGCAAGCAAAAAGCTTTGTTAGAGTTCAAGCACACGTTTTTGcttagcagggccagtgaggggaatGGCCCATGGAGAGTGGGTGTGGCCTGTTAAGAGTCCCAAGGGCCGGAGAGAGGGACCTGGAGGGCCATATGTTCTCTCTGTGCCTGATGCTCCTCTCCCCTGACTCTCACTCTTTCAAGCCTGTCTTCACTAACAAGAGTCACATGAACTTCTGGGGAAGATGAAATTTTGAACCCAACACCACATTTTGCCCAGGGTCTTCTCACTGACTCTCCCAATTTAAGTCCCTATTGGTTTTAGTGAGTTGGAGACCCAGGCaagtgtgcacagaattgcagacttcacagattattatttttttaatgtgcatgGTGTCAAAATGACTTGCTACTGTTTTCCCACTAGATGGCGACCCTGCCGTTGCTTTTGATTCTGCTGAGATTAGAACTAACTCTCCTTAAGGTGGAGAGTATTCTCAGGACAGATCAAAACGCCTAGGACGTAGAGCAAATGTGTTCTTCCAGGAAAGAGCTgtagctttgcatgtagaaggtcaagGGTTcatttcctgacatctccaggcaggactgggagagacccctgtcagAAAAACGCAGGCCTCTGGATGCCAGCTGCTGGCAACCACAgatggggagagtgctcttgctcaGATGGCctccttgtgagcttcccagaggcatctgctgACCACTGTTaggagaagatgctggactagatgggcctctggcctaATCTAACAGGCTCTTGTCAgtaaaccttggagagccaccagggctgtcttaagcatatgtgacgccggggtgcaaagatccgtcgGGCGCCCCCCTCGGTTGCCCATTCCTAGgtgcgcaggagggcggagctggcTGTCCACCTCAGCGTCTCACTGGCTCGGTCACCCCCAAACTCACGGCGCagagccgcctgcagcagaagagcccactgcaGCGCTCCGACCAATGTGCAGACTCTTCCCTGAACTCAGCCCTTGGGccttggactcttggcctggcacccctgagagcctggcgcccgggtgcctcgcacccctagcacctatgggaaAGGCGGCCCTGAAAGCCACTGCCACTTAGTGCAGAGGATACTGTGCTAGATGTACTGATAGTCTGACTTGATGTAAGGCAGACTCTTTCGTTCCAGTGCATCTCTCCTGCCTCTGCCTCACCAGACCTCCATGCAGGGTGTAAAGAGGGTTCTTTAATACTGGCTGCCCTACAGGCGACAGGCAAAAATTAGCAGTAGAAGCGGTGGGGTTACAAGGTGCCTCATCTAATGCAGGGGCCGTTAGGATGCCCTCGTCTGCTTCAAATAATTTGGTTCCAGGCCAATTGGGGCTTTATGTATCAGTTTAAGCACCATAATTTGGGCCAGGAAGACAACTGGAAACGAGTGCTGGCATTTCAAAATTTCtttgtgcatttaaataaaagatctcaggttcaatgcctggtatctccaggcaggactgggagtATTCTCTGTctggaactctggagagctgctgctgccagtcagtgtcaacgatactgagctagatggaccaagtgtCTGACCCGGTGTAAGGCAGGTTCCTCTGTTCTGCCTTCCTTGCTGTTCCTTGCTATTTGGTCTGTGCTCCTTCTTCCTTCCACTGTCATTTTACAGGCAACAATGGATGCTTTCTGTTCTCTGTTTCCCCCTCGCTTGAGGTCTTCACTTACACCGGCTACAACGACCACTACATGTACCTGAATCATGGGCAGCAGACAATGCCGAATGGCCTTGTAAGTACAAAATAGTTGCAGGATAAAGCCTTGTCTTGTAATACGGCACTTTCAGTCACCCTGGAGAATCTAGTCCTCTTCTGCAGTGCGACTGTGAGGGTCAGTTTTTGCTGGATCACACCACTTGAAGATTGTGGGTTGGGCAGATTGTGTGCTTGATCTGCTTGtccagattttgtgtgtgtgtgtgcatgtgcgtggtTGGCCAGATGGCCTTTGCTGAGCATCTGACCGAAAGCCTATATTTATTTAgttgagcttttattttatttttttacaaggcAAAATACAGAGAACAAGGGAAGCCAGATGTTTCCAGAATTACATATTCTTAATATAAAAAATGATGAAATGTAggcaaccattaaaaaaaaaagcaagggatGCATACATTGAAAGGATAGAAATACAAAAAAGgttattgtaaaaaagaaaagttcaGCAGAGGAGAGCCTGTTGGGAGTTTTCTCCCCAAACCCTATTGAATAGGAAGATGTGTTATTCATTGCTTCTTCAGTATTTTCTTCTTAGGTATTCCCCTTCAGTGTGTAGTTTGACTTAAAAATGGTGTGGTGCTTGATGTAAGGGAAACTGATTTGTACTTGTATTCTGTCTTGCTGTTTCTGTATCAAATAGCCTATGGCTTTTTCACAGGTGTGATGATGGCTGTTAGCT contains:
- the MEAK7 gene encoding MTOR-associated protein MEAK7 isoform X2; protein product: MGNVESSSHYQKHLSRFLPDEQADIDSVFVALSGSGEAVGGKGGKPAKKGVTLMMLKAHVKEALPESMVIRLYNGMKSIPLPEKSPGSNGQVGKEQFVIFMSALFKGNAEEKKGIIMKMISNADSTVKGSQIIEFAEDLVGSVVHVLSYRKMLKGWNLKNVQNSTTGIKALASQLVSELKSADGKRLEGGQALDAVCDESSIEDWVFRVPQVSAFLTVVVQQGLLILHSLPDQEQETFPLLPECQGVRGSRFVSLLNIPSVTYINSHLPSELQHKWRLLFASQVHGESFTQLCGHIVNQGPCVLVLKDTDGYVFGGFSSCSWVVKPQFQGNNGCFLFSVSPSLEVFTYTGYNDHYMYLNHGQQTMPNGLGMGGQHEYFGLWIDSNYGRGHSKAKPRCTTYNSPQLSAKENFTLDAMEVWAVGDLPESAAGTGQKSILDADPEAQALLEMIGKGRKSDGLRDPADGDGGDN
- the MEAK7 gene encoding MTOR-associated protein MEAK7 isoform X1; this encodes MVIRLYNGMKSIPLPEKSPGSNGQVGKEQFVIFMSALFKGNAEEKKGIIMKMISNADSTVKGSQIIEEKINKFLKFAEDLVGSVVHVLSYRKMLKGWNLKNVQNSTTGIKALASQLVSELKSADGKRLEGGQALDAVCDESSIEDWVFRVPQVSAFLTVVVQQGLLILHSLPDQEQETFPLLPECQGVRGSRFVSLLNIPSVTYINSHLPSELQHKWRLLFASQVHGESFTQLCGHIVNQGPCVLVLKDTDGYVFGGFSSCSWVVKPQFQGNNGCFLFSVSPSLEVFTYTGYNDHYMYLNHGQQTMPNGLGMGGQHEYFGLWIDSNYGRGHSKAKPRCTTYNSPQLSAKENFTLDAMEVWAVGDLPESAAGTGQKSILDADPEAQALLEMIGKGRKSDGLRDPADGDGGDN